One segment of Cerasicoccus sp. TK19100 DNA contains the following:
- a CDS encoding RDD family protein: protein MAESSPVKPPPLPKIPVIQIAGRGKRTLCALLDFTVILLVSSFLVAKIFWPTMYPSAWPELVEWQQEANTQIEHWQSTPDAPYPTYPDPPLAAQEGVAFAQVFTGMVVWFYFFFSEVFTRGSSLGKSVFGLRVMSMRHAGPPTPLECGVRASIKASCFIMPIILLPINLLVMLLHRQRQALHDLTASTLVVAMPMVLVQKKPVKRDD from the coding sequence ATGGCGGAATCCAGCCCCGTGAAGCCTCCTCCGCTGCCCAAGATACCGGTGATTCAGATCGCGGGTCGGGGTAAGCGCACCCTGTGTGCCCTACTCGATTTTACCGTCATTTTGCTGGTATCGTCGTTTCTGGTGGCCAAGATATTCTGGCCTACGATGTATCCATCGGCCTGGCCGGAGCTCGTCGAATGGCAGCAGGAGGCCAACACCCAAATCGAGCACTGGCAATCCACTCCGGACGCGCCATATCCCACCTATCCCGACCCACCCTTGGCCGCGCAGGAAGGTGTGGCGTTTGCCCAAGTCTTCACGGGTATGGTGGTCTGGTTTTACTTCTTTTTCAGTGAAGTCTTTACGCGGGGAAGCTCTCTGGGCAAATCCGTCTTTGGGCTAAGGGTAATGAGCATGCGCCACGCCGGGCCTCCAACTCCTTTGGAATGCGGAGTCCGGGCCAGCATCAAGGCCTCGTGCTTTATTATGCCGATAATTTTACTACCGATCAATTTGCTCGTCATGCTCTTGCACCGACAGCGCCAGGCATTACACGATTTAACTGCTTCCACGCTGGTCGTCGCGATGCCGATGGTGCTGGTTCAGAAAAAGCCGGTTAAGCGCGACGATTAA